Below is a window of Methanosphaera cuniculi DNA.
AATATTGTATTAGAATAATACTGTTAATTTAAAATTAAAGTTCTTAAATTAAACATTAAGATATGCTCTAAATATCTAATTTAATAAAAGAGATCTTTTAAATAATCCTTATTTTTTTCAAGTAAATTTATATTTAGAGAATTTAATATTAAAAAAAAGAAAATAAGGTAGATTAAAATTATTTAACTAATTACAGTTTTTTTATCTACATTATTTTTTACCCTTTAACTAAAGAATAAAATTTTTTTTTATTCTATTTCCCTTAAAATTTTAGCATTTGGGGAAATTATTTTAAGTGTTGTTGTGTATTGTTTTTGGTTGTAGTTTGCTGTTTGTCCAATTATTATTAGTAATTGGTATTCTGGATTTTTAAATGTATCTATTGGTAGTGTTAAGTTGATTTTTCCATTTGTTATGTTTGTTTTTATGAAGGTTTTTCCATTAATTTTTATGCATATTGGTGTTTTTCCTTCTATTGGATTTGCGTTTGTATCATTTACTTGGATATTTAGTGTTGTATTTTCTCCTTGTTTAGTTGTTATTTCTGGTATTGTTGTGTTTTGTATGTCTATTTTCTGGATTGTGAAGTTTTTTGTTGTTTGTTGTCTATTATAAAATGGACTATTATATACACATGTTATATTATATTTTCCTCCACCTATTGTGTTTGGTAGTGTGTAGTTTAGTGTTGCTATTCCATTTACTACATTTACTTTTATTTCTTGTCCTTGTGTATCTTTTAGTGTTTTTCCATTTATTTTAAAGATTACAAATCCACCATTTACTAATTTTTTATCTTCTTTTACTGTTACATCTACATATAGTTGTTCTTTTACTGTTGGTGTATTTGTGTTTATTGTAATGTTAGAGTTTCTATTTTCAATTATTAAATTTTGTGTTATTATTCCCTGGTTGTAGTAGTTATTTTCTCCTATTTTTATTAATATTGGATATTTTTTTGCCCTGAAATCATCTGTTTTAAGTGTTATGTTTAGTATTTCATTTTCTACTTTTGTATGAAATTGTGTTGCATTATTAATTTTTACTACTGATAATATACTTCCTTGAAGTTTATTTCCTATTGTATCATTTAAAGTTAGAATGATATGGTGGTTTGTTTGAGTTTTTATTGTTTTGTTTGTTAGTGTTATGTTTTGTATGTCTCTTTTGTTTATTGTTAGTTGTTGGATTATTTCACCTGGTGTGTAAATCTCACTTTCTGGTATTTCTATTGCTATTTTGTATTTTCCTGATTTTAGTGTATCTGTTGGTATTGTTACATTTAATAATCCTTCATTTATTTTTGTTGTTATTATTTTTATGTTATCTATTTTGATTTTAGCTGTTATTTCTCCTTTTAGTGGATTATTTTGTGTATCATTTATGTTTATTGTTAGTGTTTTGTTTGTTAGTGTTTTTATTGTTTCAGATGGTAGTGTTGTATTTTGTATATTTCCTTGTATAGTGTATTTTAAATTTATTTGGTTTGTTTGCATGTTAGGATATTTTACTAATACTATTTGATTTCCTGGATTGTTAAATTGTTTTTCTATTTGAATTATATTTTCATTATTTTTATTAGTATTATATGTTTGATTTTCAATGATAAATTGAACTGTACTTGTAGTATTTAGTTGAGTATCTGAAATTGGGGATGTAATAGTTATATTAGAAGTAACATTATAAGTTCCATAGTAGTTACTAATTGAAGAATCTATCATGGTAAAATTATCTAAGTTTATAATGGTTATGTTATTATTATCAAAGTTATTTGTAAAGATTGACTTATTTATATTTATACTACCATACTCATTATAGATTGCTGCACCTCCAGATTCTGCCATGTTTTCATTGAAGGTTGAATTTGTTATATTTATAGATTCACCATAGTTATAAATTGCTCCTCCAAAACTTAGCACAGAGTTTTTAGTAAAGTTTGAATTAATTATAGTCATTTGATAAACATTATAATTTACTCCTCCTCTTTCTGCATGATTAGTGTTGAATGTTGAGTTAATTATTTCCATTTTATTATAGTTATTGTAGTTTACTGCTCCCCATTCTGCTGTGTTAT
It encodes the following:
- a CDS encoding Ig-like domain-containing protein, encoding MKHQLSNKKIYTTLMILYKIIQLKITIQKKINTKYEDKKITKKDSTVNNYTQLYNKIEEIKTTSTNHEEIITLNPGNYNITETINWGNTTHTTKTLTIKANNITIDGQNQKQFITITNGYTLILENMIIQNCNSTNGSVIFNEGRTIITNSTFKNNNAECGGVNYNHGIMNIANSTFNRNNAEFGGVNTNVGSMNIFNSIFNNNTAYEGGVNYNNGTISIINSTFNNNYGNYSGVNENNKGFMNVIESNFTNNSAGYNGGANINHEDAILNIRNSTFIKNKAQYMGGCNFNEGNISITNSTFKNNTAEWGAVNYNNYNKMEIINSTFNTNHAERGGVNYNVYQMTIINSNFTKNSVLSFGGAIYNYGESINITNSTFNENMAESGGAAIYNEYGSININKSIFTNNFDNNNITIINLDNFTMIDSSISNYYGTYNVTSNITITSPISDTQLNTTSTVQFIIENQTYNTNKNNENIIQIEKQFNNPGNQIVLVKYPNMQTNQINLKYTIQGNIQNTTLPSETIKTLTNKTLTININDTQNNPLKGEITAKIKIDNIKIITTKINEGLLNVTIPTDTLKSGKYKIAIEIPESEIYTPGEIIQQLTINKRDIQNITLTNKTIKTQTNHHIILTLNDTIGNKLQGSILSVVKINNATQFHTKVENEILNITLKTDDFRAKKYPILIKIGENNYYNQGIITQNLIIENRNSNITINTNTPTVKEQLYVDVTVKEDKKLVNGGFVIFKINGKTLKDTQGQEIKVNVVNGIATLNYTLPNTIGGGKYNITCVYNSPFYNRQQTTKNFTIQKIDIQNTTIPEITTKQGENTTLNIQVNDTNANPIEGKTPICIKINGKTFIKTNITNGKINLTLPIDTFKNPEYQLLIIIGQTANYNQKQYTTTLKIISPNAKILREIE